A window of Cynocephalus volans isolate mCynVol1 chromosome 3, mCynVol1.pri, whole genome shotgun sequence genomic DNA:
TATATACTGAACTGCTATGGGATTTAAATATTGGATTTCATTACATTTCATTCTATTAACTAATTCCTCACTTTGCCCTTCATGCCAGAGTTTGCCATTAAACTATTACTGACATTCATCAACTCCAGTGTTAGTTAAACTGATGGGTGGTGGGCTGTGTTGGATGCTCGGGGTTGAGAATAGCAAGCAGTCCAGGTCTGGCAAGTCTGGCTGAACAGGGTCCGCTGAGgccaggggttagggatgggACCCTGGGGCTCTGGTTTGCCCCAGTTGGGTCTCATGTCACTTTCTCTCCGCAGCACGACTTCAGCCTGGAGAGGCGGGCGCTGTTCTGGGTGGAGGCCGCCGTCCGGGGACCCTGCCCATACCAGTGTGGTGGCCCGGGGACAGCGTCAGCCCCTCCGGCCTGGCTCTTGCTGGTCAACCCTGAACGCGGGCTGGAGCCTGCGCCTGCCGCAGTCAAAGGCCCAGAGGACGGACCCCAGGAGCTGCCCGAGGACGAGGACGAGGACGAGGATGTGGATGAGGACGAGGAAGAAGCCTCCTCTGTCAGTGAGGAGGAGCCGGGCTCCGACGGCCCCCAGCCCGGTTCCCCGGCGAGCCCCGACCCCAGCTGTCGCCCGTGTTCGCTGGACGTGCTGCGCTGCGTGAGGTCGGAGCTGGCCGGGGCGCGGCAGCGGCGGCTCTCCGAGGGCAGGCTGGCCGCGCGCCCCCAGGCTCTTCTGCACCGCTTCCGCGGCCACCGGGCGTTGAGCCTGTGCCCCAGCCCCGGGCCAGAGCCCGTGCCCCAGCTCCCCCGCGGCCCCGCGTCGCCCCCGCGGCCCTCCACGGCTGGCGCCATGCCCCCGCTGCGGAGCCACCGGCCCACGGACGCGGTAAGGACTCTGCCCGCTCGGCCAACGCCAGAGCTCAGCAGCTGAGGCCCCAGAATCGGAGTCCCCAGCCCGACCCGCGGACCTGGTCCCCTCCTCCCCGCCCTCCTCCTCCCTACTTTTACCTGCCACCCTGGCCCCGTACCGTGCTGTCCTTCCTGCGGCCTTTGCCTAGAATATTCCCTGCTCGGAGGCCTCCTGTTCCTTCTGTTTTCCACTGTGCCTGCTTTGCCTAACGGACGCATGTCACAGTGATTGTAATTGTCCAGTACTTGTCTGTCTCTTCCAATGGAATATGAGTTCTTTTAGGGCAGGGATTGGATCTCATTTTTGTTTCCAGAGCATCCAGCAGCAGACTTGACCCATAgggggtgctcagtaaatatctgttgaattaatGAACGTGCCTCCAATCTAGGGCTTCTCACTGGGTGAGGTTTGCTGTAGGCTAAGTGAGCTGGAGCCTCAGTCAGGGAATATTCACCGCACAGTAACTTCCTGCCAGACACTGGGTCGGGAGAGATAAGGTCAAAACCACTGGATGAGGTGGTTGGCCAAGGGCATATGGGGCAAGGCCCAACACTGTATAGTGGGATCAGGTGTTGAGAGAGAGGCAGGGCTGCTGCAGGCTGGGAAGCCTTCAGGATGGAGGAAGTGAACCCAGAAGAGGCAGAAGCAAAAGTGAACTTACGGTGAAGCCAAAGAAGCGTAAGCCTCAGGCCCCTCACGTTGTCCCTTCCAAGGACTTGGacctaatttttttatttatttattttttttgtggctggctggtatgggaatccgaacccttgaccttggtgttaaaacacccagctctaactagctgagctaactggccagcccagacaCAATTTTGTATTCATAATTGTGTGTCCTTTTTCTTTAAGAGGTCCCCTCCAAATTGTATGTGTTAGACTCCACAAAACCTGGATCCGGAGCTGATGGGGTGGGTCAAGATTGGTAGCAGAAGGTGGCagttgtgggccgagcccgtggcacactcggtagagtgctgcgctgggagcgcagcaacgcctcccgccgcgggttcggatcctatataggaatgactggtgcactcactggctgagtgccggtcacggaaaaaaaaaaaaaaaaaaaaaaaaccgacaaaaaaaagaaggtggCAGTTGTGCACAGCTTTCTGCCCCCCAGCAGTCCATAGTCAGGCCAGGAGATGCTGCAGAATAAGGCCAAGGTGAAATTAaatccaaaagacagagacttGAAGTCTGGCTCTTCCACTCACTGATGTGTGACCTTTGACAAGTTACTGAACCACTCTGAGCCACCCCTGAGCCACCCCTTCTCTACCTGAAAAGTCAACCAGCAACCCTTCACACAGTGTAAAGCAAACACAGTAGAGAAGACGCTCCCACATCGAGGACCAGATGTGGATGCCAGGATGGTCAAGATTCCCTGGTCGAATTTAACTCTAGCAACAGCCTTGTGGCGTGGGGGGATCATGATattgtgcagatgaggaaactgaggcagagaatgGCTAAGGATCTTTTTCAAGGACACAAGAGTAGACTCAGCTCCTAAAATTTAGATATTCTCTGCCCTGGAAGTAAAGGGCAAGACCCTAGGGTGAGGTCATGGCAGGGAAAGTCCTGAGAAGATGGGGATAGGTGGGGAATTCATATGTTCCACATACACAACTGGGACCAGGAGCCATGGCAGCAGCTGGGCTTTCCTTAGGAGGAAAGGGGACAGGGAAGTATATCCAGGGCTAGCAGAGGGTTGCTTCCTCATGGAAAATGAGTTAGGGGTGATGCCAGCCAAACCAACTGAAATGCCTTCAAACCACCCTCTTTAGTCCAGGGTCTGAGTCTCTCCAGCACCATAACTGAGGGACTGATGTGCACAGTTCCTACCCTGCTCTATGCCCTGCCAAACTCAAGAAGGAGGGTCTGGCTGGGAAgacccactcttcctctccctcacTAAGGTGTGGGATAAAACAGCCTCAAAGTAGGGTTCAGGTCCCAAATGTGTTGCTTATCAGGtcattaacttctctgaaccttcaTTTCAAtatgtgtaaaatgggataataggATAGACCTATATTTCTTTTGCAGGGTGTTCTAAGCAACAGATGAAATATTAACATTCGCTGATAGTTTCTGTATGTCAGGCCCTTTGCTAGTCACTTTTCTTACCTTGTCataacaaccccatgaggtagcTTCTgggattgttttcattttacatatgagtaaACTGAGCAAACAGTGGGAAGCTGGGGTCTGCAGGACTCCAAGCACTTCACAATATTAGCTCCTACACTCTGTATAGAAGGTGGTACACAAAGCCACCTTTTAAAATGTCCAGCCCAACTGGGTATCACCTCCTGTGGTAACTCACACATTTAGCCTGTCTTTATTTCAGTCCCTCAGCCCATACaccttcctgccacctcctggggGAGCACCCCAGCCTCTCAACCCCCAAAGATCATACCCTGATTCTGCGGCCGACCTGCTGTCTGCCCTGAGCCAGGAGGAGCAAGACCTTATCGGGCCAGTGGTTGCCCTGGGATATCCCCTGCGAAGGGCCATTGTGGCTCTACAGAAGACAGGGAGGCAGAGCCTGAGCCAGGTGAGTGGGGGTCCCAGTGCTGAAGGGGTTTGAAGCTGAAGCCAGGTGAGTGGccatgtggttttcatttttaacttgaaGAACTTTTGCTTCCTTCTGTTTAGAGGCAGACCCTCAGCCTGGCATTAATTATTGGGGTTTGTGAACAAGTTTCTAGACTCCAATGCTACCTCCTCCATTGGAATTAATCAGGAATTCCCATGCCCACTTTGGGAGTATCAATATTCTATTCCTGTCCCAGTCTCTGCCCCAAGTACAGGGGCTAGAACTTTGGGCAGTCAGGAATCTCTCCAGAACTGTCCAATAGAACTCTCTGTAATGAGAGAGATGTTTTATATCTGTGTTGTCCAATGCAGAAGCCATTAGCCTATGTGgttacttgaaatgtggctagtgtaattgagaaaatgaatttttaattttatttaattgtaattaatttaaatttaaattcaaatagctacatgtggctagtggctaccatctTGGATGGCACAGATTTAACCACTTCTCTGAATGAGTAGTTTATTCATACCCatatccatctctctctcttttaacttacccatccttctctctgtctttcaacttacccatccatccatccacttattGGTATTTAGATGCAGCTAGGAGCTATGGGGAAAACCAAGGTACATAAAAACCAGTGTTATAGGTTGGGTTCCCCAGGAAGCAGACTCAATGGAGTTTGCATGCAGGATGTTTATTAAGGAGGTCCTTGGGATCAACTCCTGTGGAAGGGAGGGGACAGAAGCAGgagtgggcagagggagaagttgagctATAATGAAGTCCTAATAACAGCATCAACCACCCCCACAGCTCCAGAGCATCTATGGTCCCTTAGAGTTGTCCTAAGTGGGACTGAGATGGTCGGGGCTTTATATCCCTGACTCAATCATTCATTGCATGTGGGAAGGGGGTGACTTGAGAGAAGAGGATCTCTGCAGCTAAGGAATCCCTAAAGGGACAGACAGCTGAAGGGTGTCAGCTCTCCCAGCATCTGAGGGAACAAGTCCTTCAATGAACAGGTATCAGGAAGGTACATCACAAAGTCCAGATTCTGTCCTGGAAGAATGGTGGATACTCTGGATGACACTCAAAGGGTAGCACTCCAAGCTGCTCTAATATTTAGAAGCAGGTCTTGATCCCCAATACAAGCCAAGAATGTGAGAGCACCTGCAGGGGAATGAAGGCCCCCAAAGTACCTAAAAACAGGTGCTAGTAACAAGATGTCTGGGAACAGAAGCAGTATAAGTGCTACCAGGGTGTTTTTGTCACATATTGCTGtttaacaaaccaccccaaaacttagtggcttaatacaaccatttatttgctcatgattctCTGGGTTGGCAGTTTTGGGGTGGGCTCAGCTAGGTGGTTCTTCTGCTGGTCTCACATGAGGTCCCTCCTGTGGCTACAGTTTGTTGACTCAATTGGAGCTAAATGGCCTAAGATGGCCTTACTCACAGTCCAGTGGTTAGTGATACTAGTCAGCTGGGCCACATATCTTCAGCAAGCTCACCCTCTTGGTTCCAAGAGAGCAAGAGTGAAAGCTGCAAGGCCTCTTGAGGCCTAGGCTAAAATTGTACATAGTCATTTCCACCTcattctgttggtcaaagcaTGTCATAGACTAGCCCAGATTTAAAGGATGGAAGAATCTCTTAATAGGAGGGGCCACAAAGAGTTTATGGTCATTGTCAATCTACCACGAAGAGGTTCCAGTGATCAAGAAAGGCTTCATGGAGTGCCAAGCAGTGAGCTGTACTTCAAGGATAGATAAGGTCTGACTTTAAAGGCAGGAGGAGATGACACTCCAGGCAGGAGAGACAGTGTGCACAAAGGAGCTGAGGCAGGAAGGAAGTGTTTGGGGGGCCTGACCTAACCAGACTTTCTAGAGGAGAGGGTACATGAGACAGGCTGGAGGGAGATAAGACAGGGAAGGGGAATTGGGGGCAGATTGAGGGTCCCTTGAAGGCTGGGCTGAGAATTTGATAAATGACCCCAAAGGCAAAAGGGAGGCATGGAAGGATTatgagcaggagcaggaggtaACATTGAATGACATTGCCTGCACCCCCAGTCTCCCACCTGAATGTAACATCCCCCTTCACTGGCTGGCACTGGGAtccgaaccattgaccttggtgttataacactgcgctctaaccaactgagctaaccagccagccccatattGTTTTCTAAACAGCATTCTTCTTGGTTGGAAAGCTGGTTCCAGAGCAGTTGACacattcctttttctcctgtCCCTGCCCCACCACCGTCAGAGGGCTTGGACACCTTCTCGGTAATCACTGATGACTGCTGAGTGTTGGGTCCCTCAGGTCCGGAGCTGCCTGCTTCTGGGGGAGGGAGTAGCAAAAGGAGAGTGACTCTCAAATTGGAGCTGGAAGCAGGATGTGCTGCTGCCAGGTTGGAGAGGTGGACAAATGCACCTCGTCTCCTTGCCCTGCTTCTACTCTACTCTGGGTTCAATAGTCCATGCCATCACCGAGGAACACTTCCAACACTGTGACCCCCATGTGGCTAAGTGGTGGGGAGGGGTTgtgaacatttactgaacactttctTTGCACCAGTCTCTCAATCTTAGAGTACTAAATTAGGTCTTCTCAATTGTGCAAGGTTGCTATTACTGTCCTGACCACTCTGCAGAAGACGAAGCTGAGGCCAGGGAGATGATCATGTAGCCAGTCAATGGCAACACCAGCGTTGAGGCCAGGCTGGTCTGATTCTGAATCTTTGTCACATagtacttttattttctgtgtgagaACCTCCTAGGACAGCACCCCAGACTGATCTGAGATTTAAGAGCAGATCTAAAATTGCTCCTACCTTCAGCTGCCACTGAAAAGCCAGGACCTTGGCCAAGAAGCTGGCCAGGAGGGCTGTGAAGGGTCAGGCCCACAGTGGGGCTCTGACGTGCCTTCCCAGTACCTCTGGGCCCTGTGACAAGGCTGAGTTCTCAGGCCATCTACTGCAGGGGGTCTGAAGAATAGTCTGAGCCAGCACAGGGCACTGGCCTCCCAGTGGGTGGGCTGGAAGGATCCCACTACATTGGGAACATTGTGTTTCCAGATATAGACTGACCACCTGCCTGGCCCCCTGGTGGGCAGTCAGGGGCCAGGCCCCAAGGGGTGGGCCTGAGGGGACTTTGGATGACTTCATCTATCCTCCCCCACCAAGTTAGTATTTCCCTCCATTCTATGAAGTTCCACCATTAACTGAGCAACTCCTTCAGGTTCAGATTCTTTCTCCTATTGCAAGACATGCTCTACAGTAAATCCTTTTTGGGGCCAATATAAATGACAGATGGCCCAGAAGGGAGGACATCCAATGATGGAGACAGGCCACTTAGAAGAGTCAAGGAAAGAAGAGACACAGAAGATAAGCTTTGCCCAGCACTCCTGCATTTCTTACATGAGGCTTGAAGTGCCCACTGTCTGCCTGCAGGACTGGCACGGGTGGCACACGTGAACATCCACAGGCCAGGTCCAGGAATGCTATAGGACTACAAGCACACCAGGACCCCTCTTAGACCCTCACTTTTCCCATTCACAGGATGGAGGAGGGATGTGTGTTTGGAACCAATGACTTCTGGGGGCCTCATCCTAGGATCTGAAGGTGACATCCTTAACTACCCTGGGGCCCAAGGCAAGCTTGGTAGTTTCTACAGTCTCATAGGCCCAAAAGCTGACCAAGCAGCAGAATCTTTACAAATGCAGACTCCCAGGCCCTGTTCTGAAGGGTTCTAGTCAGTGGATCTGCAGTGGGCCCAGGGgcctataattttaaaagatctacAGATGGTTCTGATATGCAGCCTGGCAATGGCATGGATTGAGGCCTACTATCCCTCTTCAGTGATTCTTAACCTTGGCTGTAcctggaatcacctggagagctatAAAAAATAATCCCAATGCCCAGGCTACACCCCAGACCAATTATATCAGAACCTCTGGAGGTGAGGCCCAGGCATCAGTAGTTTTTTAAGTTGCCAGGGTGGTTGCAATAAGCACCAAGATTGAGAACCATTGCTGTGGATGGGCCAAAATGTGAAGGGAGGTTCCACCATCTGCCCTTGTCCTCCCTCTTTCTGAAAGTGAAGGTTTCACCTTCAGAAACCCTGTCCACTTTCAAGGCAGCTCAAAGCCCTTCTTCTAGCAGCTGATCCCCCATTTGCCTTGATCCCCAAGGCACTGAGAGGTCAGCTGATCTGCGCCCTTGTTCTGGGACCCTGGGCAAGCTACCTACTCTGCTTGGatgtatctcagtttcctcaactgtgaaGGGAAGGCTTGAGCGAGTGGTTTTCAAAATGTGCTCAGAGCAAGGTCTAGGTGTTCTGGGCTGTACGTCCAGCCAGGAGCCCTGGACTCTGGGTTCCCATGACCCTGGCCCCAGTTCTCCCAGAGCAGTTCTGATCTTAGCATGTTATTGTTGAAGCCTCCTTGTGCTTGGACAAACAATTCAGGAGCTGaaacagtttgaaaaccattaGTCTAGATGATCTGTGCTTTCTGCCCAGCTCTGAAGGTCTGCAGAAACTGGACCTGTTCCTTTTCCATTTCCACATATACACATAATTCTTATGGTCTGGAGCCTTCATTTGGTGAGTACTCCCTATAAATCCTGCTTTGATTCACCTAGCACTGATGTTTTCCCATATCTGGTTTATCTCCCACACTAAGCTGTGAGTTCTTTGAAGGTAGTTCTTAATTCATTATAAACACAGCATACATTTATTTCTGCCTGCCATGCTGGATGCTGGGGACACCGTGGTGAACAAAACTGACACACTCCTCCCTCAAAGAGCAGAAAGTTAGTGGATGAGAAAGATTAAGTGAAGCAATTATGAAGTTATATGTGCTATAATAAGGGAATCAGGGGGTGCTGTGGGAGCACCAGGGATGGCCCAGAGTGAAGACGGAGGGGGCAGAGAGGCCTCCCAGGGAAGGGGAGTGAAGCTGGCCTTGGCTGAGGGAGCTGTGTAAGGAGAGGCCTGGAGGGCTATGGGAGGCTGTGGACTTTCATCCCTGGTAAGAAGGCAGCACTTGATCCTGGCGATTTAAGCAGGGAGAGACTTGAACAGGTTTCAGCCCTCTAGGATCCTCCCTTGTCGCCCCCCACCTACCCTTCCCAGCACCGGTGCAGGACTGCTGCAGAGTAGGTCTTCAAGGAGTCCTGGATGACAGAGATATGGGGTGCACAGCTGTGGATGAGTGAGACACCTTCACACAAGTGGGTGCTCACCAGGGAGGGTGGGCAGGCTGGGTGGGTGGTGCATGTGTAGGATTGCCTAGAGGTGGTGGGTGAGATGTCCATGTTTGAAGCTGTCCtcctagggctggcctgtggctcacttgggagacagtggtgctgacaacaccaagtcaagggttaagattcccttaccggtatctttaaaaaaaaaaaaaaaaaaatgaagctgttCTCTTCCCCACTTAGGTTGTGTGAACACCCTAGCCCACCCTGGCACCTCTTTTACTGGATTCCAGCCCCCAGCTTAGAACAATTAGTGAGGACCACCTGTCCCCAGGCCCTCAGAGGAGGCCTCTATTCCTCTTCTAGTGGCTCCCAGGGTCTCTGGGGCCATCTTGCATGTGATGCATTGCCCAGTCAGCCTGGCCCTGAGATCAAACCTTAAAGAGGCCCTTGGAGTGCCTCCCCACCCTGTCTGCTGCCCATACCACTCCTCTTACCAtccctccttctctgcctccttctggCCCAGTTTCTTGGCTACCTCAGCGCCTGTGACCGGCTGCTGCGGCAGGGCTACGAGGAGGGCCTGGTGGAGGAGGCCATGGAGATGTTCCAGTTCTCCGAGAGCCAGGTCAGCAGGGCCTCCTGCCCAAGCCTCAGGGGAcgggaggggtgggggtgcacACATGAGCCTGGTGTACAGGGCGTGCGCCAGTCCCCAGAGCcagcctgtgggcccagcagGAGGTAGCCTGCCTGCTCAGCCCCAGGGAGAAGGAGCAGGGACGAAGACAGGAGGAACAGAGGGAGAATGTGAAGGGGtggagagggagacaggaggcagagagaagcagGGGTTTTGTCTTATTTAACTGAATCAACACAACACATACTACTGAATGGCCACTCTTTGACAGGCTCCCAGATAGGAGCCATGGGCAGTACAGATATGATTGC
This region includes:
- the UBAP1L gene encoding ubiquitin-associated protein 1-like, with protein sequence MNALDGVPFKVPKDFVIGTEVIGTKALPGPELSVPACRELLLGSLHDFSLERRALFWVEAAVRGPCPYQCGGPGTASAPPAWLLLVNPERGLEPAPAAVKGPEDGPQELPEDEDEDEDVDEDEEEASSVSEEEPGSDGPQPGSPASPDPSCRPCSLDVLRCVRSELAGARQRRLSEGRLAARPQALLHRFRGHRALSLCPSPGPEPVPQLPRGPASPPRPSTAGAMPPLRSHRPTDASLSPYTFLPPPGGAPQPLNPQRSYPDSAADLLSALSQEEQDLIGPVVALGYPLRRAIVALQKTGRQSLSQFLGYLSACDRLLRQGYEEGLVEEAMEMFQFSESQAGEFLRLWEQFSDMGFQQDRIKEVLLVHGNRREQALEELVACTQ